The Bacteroidota bacterium DNA segment GGCTTAGGGCTCATTTCTGTCATGGGATATAAGATTACTATACTGACAGGGATAATTCCACCCCTGATCATCGTTATCGGTGTTGAAAACTGTATTTTTCTGCTTAACAAGTTCCATCATGAATTCCGTGCACATCGGAATAAAGTGAAAGCTTTGTCCAGGGTTGTTCAGCGTGTGGGATATGCCTCATTATTGACTAACCTGGCAACAGCAGTGGGCTTTGCAACTTTTATCGTCACCGGCAATAAGATGTTAATGGAATTTGGTCTTATCTCTGCCATCAGTATTATGTTCACGTATCTGCTTTCGTTGTTTCTCATTCCCATTTTTTACAGTTACCTGGGAATCCCAAAACACCGTCATCTGAAACATCTTGAAAATAAAATAACCCTTGGCATTCTGGAAAAGATCATCTATCTTGTACAGTACAGGCGTCGAACCATCTATATCGCCACAGCCATATGCCTGGGCATCGGTATCGTTGGCATAACGCAGCTCAAAACCACAGGCCGACTGGTTGATGACATTGCACATAGAGATCCTTTGTACACTGACCTTGTTTTTTTTGAAAACGAGTTTCATGGTGTTCTACCGTATGAAATTTTAATTGACACACGCAAACCCAAAGGTGTATTACGTCTGCCGACACTTGAAAAAATATCACAGCTCCAGGACACCCTTTCGGGCTATCCGGAATTTTCCAAGTCGCTTTCCATTGCCGATGTTGCCAAATTTGCAAAACAGGCTTTTTATAACGGAAATGTCAATTTCTACAGTTTACCGAATAGCCAGGAAAAGAATTTTATTTTATCCTACTTACCCCGTTTTACTGATAACCGGAAAAACTTTTTTAATTCCTTTGTCGATACCAGCTTCCGTGTGACGCGTGTCAGCGTTCAGATGGCAAATCTTGGCACATATGATATTCAGCGTATCAATGAGAACCTCCGGCCTAAAATCGAAAGCATCTTCCCATCCGACAAATACAATGTGGAGGTTACTGGTGCGAGCATAGTTTTTTTCAAAGGCTCTGAATATCTTGTCCGTCATCTCCTGACGAGTCTTCTGCTCGCCATTGCTGTCATTGCAGGCCTGATGGCCTTCCTTTTTACATCTTATAAGATGGTAGGAATCTCCCTCATTACCAATCTCATTCCACAGATTCTCACGGCTGCACTGATGGGTTTCCTTGGTGTTACGATAAAACCATCAACAGTAGTGATTTTCAGCATCGCACTTGGAATAAGCGTCGACAATACCATTCAGTATTTATCGCGATACCGCGCCGATCTGAGAAGAAATCACTGGAACATTAAATCATCGGTCATTTCTTCACTCAGGGAAACCGGATTCAGCATGATTTATTCGTCGAGTGTACTATTCCTGGGTTTTGCCATATTTATCCTCTCCAGCATTGGTGGTACACAGGCATTAGGTTACCTTGTTTCAGTAACCCTGTTTATTGCTCTCCTCTCCAATTTATTTGTTTTGCCCTCCATGATACTTACTCTTGACTGGCACATCACGACTAAGGCATTTAAAGAACCTCTGATTGAAATGCAGGATGAAGAAGAAGATATTGAGCTCACTGATTTGGAGATAAAAGAACCGGACACCAGGGGTTCAGCATGATTCCCTGAAAAATATTAATTTTATAAAAAAATTCACAATGAAAGGAATAGTTCTGGCCGGAGGCTCAGGTACACGTTTATACCCGATAACGCTTGCTGTAAGCAAGCAGTTGATGCCTATATATGATAAACCGATGATATACTATCCCCTATCAGTTTTAATGATGGCGGGTATACGTGACATTCTGATCATATCCACTCCCTATGATCTGCCTCATTTCAAAAAGCTGATGGGTGACGGATCTTCGATAGGATGTTCATTCAGTTATGCCGAACAGGCCATACCCAACGGAATAGCCCAGGCTTTCGTCATAGGTGAATCATTC contains these protein-coding regions:
- a CDS encoding efflux RND transporter permease subunit, coding for MWTYLVRFILRNRLVNIIIILLITAFMGYRAHDVEITYELTSMLPSSDSTYIKYQQFKKTFGEDGAVLFIGLKDEGIFDLDCFNSMYDLSNDIKNIDGVQEVLSLGRFYNLVKNDSTKAFDLRPVVLRKPSSQEELDSIKQVIISLPFYDGILFCRETRATLIAVTLDKDKLNSKKRISVVHEIKAKADKFGTTYNIKLHYSGLPYIRTINVQKVERELKLFILLAMVIASVILFIFFRSFKAVIFPMIIVIISLIWGLGLISVMGYKITILTGIIPPLIIVIGVENCIFLLNKFHHEFRAHRNKVKALSRVVQRVGYASLLTNLATAVGFATFIVTGNKMLMEFGLISAISIMFTYLLSLFLIPIFYSYLGIPKHRHLKHLENKITLGILEKIIYLVQYRRRTIYIATAICLGIGIVGITQLKTTGRLVDDIAHRDPLYTDLVFFENEFHGVLPYEILIDTRKPKGVLRLPTLEKISQLQDTLSGYPEFSKSLSIADVAKFAKQAFYNGNVNFYSLPNSQEKNFILSYLPRFTDNRKNFFNSFVDTSFRVTRVSVQMANLGTYDIQRINENLRPKIESIFPSDKYNVEVTGASIVFFKGSEYLVRHLLTSLLLAIAVIAGLMAFLFTSYKMVGISLITNLIPQILTAALMGFLGVTIKPSTVVIFSIALGISVDNTIQYLSRYRADLRRNHWNIKSSVISSLRETGFSMIYSSSVLFLGFAIFILSSIGGTQALGYLVSVTLFIALLSNLFVLPSMILTLDWHITTKAFKEPLIEMQDEEEDIELTDLEIKEPDTRGSA